One Glycine soja cultivar W05 chromosome 2, ASM419377v2, whole genome shotgun sequence genomic region harbors:
- the LOC114403794 gene encoding fasciclin-like arabinogalactan protein 2, whose protein sequence is MNNLFFLFFFLFLASAAASVPAHNITRMLAKHPGFSTFNHYLSLTHLAEEINRRQTITVLALDNAAMSSLLDKHLSLPTIKNVLSLHVLVDYFGAKKLHQINNSTTLVSSMFQATGSASGTAGYVNITNLKAGKVGFAAEDNDGSLHSFYVKSVQEMPYYISVLQISAAISSADAEAPTAAPSAIDLISIMSKQGCKAFADLLRGSKALPAFKENVDGGLTVFCPTDSAISGFAPKYKNLTEAQKVSLLLYHATPVYESLQMLKSSNGIMNTLATEGANKYDFTVKSEGEDVSLKTKVNTASIVGTLIDQDPFVAYKINRVLMPRELFKASDALDQAPAESPKPAKKKKNAKKGSEDSDAADAPADGPSDDSEDQKAADQDSNGVSGLHVRLVMVLFGLIMGFLVL, encoded by the coding sequence ATGAACAacctcttctttctcttcttcttcctcttcttagcCTCCGCCGCCGCCAGCGTCCCCGCCCACAACATCACCCGCATGCTTGCCAAACACCCCGGCTTCTCCACCTTCAACCACTATCTCTCCCTCACCCACCTCGCCGAAGAGATCAACCGCCGCCAGACCATCACCGTCCTGGCCCTCGACAATGCCGCCATGTCCTCCCTCCTCGACAAGCACCTCTCCCTCCCCACCATCAAAAACGTCCTCTCCCTCCACGTCCTCGTCGACTACTTCGGCGCCAAAAAGCTCCACCAGATCAACAACAGCACCACCCTCGTCTCCTCCATGTTCCAGGCCACCGGCTCAGCCTCCGGCACCGCCGGCTACGTCAACATCACCAACCTCAAGGCCGGCAAGGTCGGCTTCGCCGCCGAAGACAACGACGGCTCCCTCCACTCCTTCTACGTCAAATCCGTCCAGGAAATGCCCTACTACATCTCCGTCCTCCAAATCAGCGCCGCCATAAGCTCCGCCGACGCCGAGGCCCCCACCGCCGCACCCTCCGCCATCGATCTGATCTCCATTATGTCCAAACAAGGCTGCAAGGCATTCGCGGACCTTTTAAGAGGCTCCAAAGCGCTTCCGGCTTTCAAGGAAAACGTTGACGGGGGCTTAACGGTTTTCTGCCCCACCGACAGCGCCATCAGCGGTTTCGCGCCAAAGTACAAGAACCTCACAGAAGCTCAGAAGGTTTCGCTTCTGTTGTACCACGCGACTCCCGTATACGAGTCCCTGCAGATGCTGAAATCGAGCAACGGAATCATGAACACTCTGGCCACAGAGGGAGCGAACAAGTACGACTTCACAGTGAAGAGTGAAGGGGAAGACGTGAGTCTGAAGACTAAAGTCAACACCGCAAGCATAGTAGGGACATTGATAGATCAAGATCCATTCGTGGCATATAAGATAAACAGGGTGTTGATGCCGAGAGAGTTGTTCAAGGCCAGCGACGCCCTAGACCAAGCACCTGCGGAATCCCCTAAGCCtgccaagaagaagaagaatgctAAGAAGGGAAGCGAAGATTCCGATGCGGCGGATGCACCGGCGGACGGACCATCCGACGACTCGGAAGATCAGAAGGCTGCCGATCAGGACAGCAACGGAGTCAGCGGATTGCACGTGAGATTGGTCATGGTCTTGTTCGGTTTAATTATGGGTTTTTTGGTTCTATGA